GCATGGCTGGATCACATGATAGTAACTTAACTTCTCCACAAGTCTCTGAAACCGGCCCGTTACCATTTGTCTCTCTCTTGGAGTTTGTGAGCGAAATTTATCAGgttaatttcaacaaaaacaCTTTTTAACTTTTCATGTTAGTGTGATTGAGATTTTATTTGTCCTTGGATAAATctatttttgaaataaattatttaataagaaacagcaatttcattaatgaaggaaaaaattatTACTCAGCTTAAGCCATTAAATTAATTGTTAGACAAACATGTGGACTCCATGTTGGCATGTGACactctttttccattttgagGACCTTTCCAATTTTACaccaattctttttttaatccaaatgACAGTGATTTGATGTGCTTGTCTTATTCTGTAATACAAGTACAATTGCTTAATTTCCTTAAGATGTTCTACAggttttattcaaataaatttgaagCGATGCTTCTTGTTCTCTTGTTTATCTTGCATCTTTCCAGTGTAATGTGTCTTCTTTCGTCTATATGAGTTGGACCTCATATTTGCTTTCTTTATGCATTTTTTTCCCCAGAAGGAACCAGAGCTGTTGTCTGGCAATGATGTCTTGTGGACATTTGTGAACTTTGCTGGAGAGGATCATACAAATTTTCAGACTCTTGTGGCCTTCTTGAATATGCTGAGTACCTTGGTATGAAGAACATGTTTCAGCTGGTTTAGAATCTTGATATATGAGGCATGCTTTGCAAGTGTGCAATTTCCTAATTTTCATGTTCTTATGTTCCTTTCAGGCATCTAGTGAAGAAGGTGCTTCAAAGGTTTTTGAGTTACTTCAGGGTAAAGTGTTCCGCTCTGTTGGGTGGAGCACTTTGTTTGACTGCTTATCAATTTATGATGAGAAATTTAAACAATCCCTTCAAATTGCGGGTGCTATGCTACCGGAATTCCCAGAAGGGGATGCAAAAGCACTTGTTGCTTATTTGAATGTTCTTCAAAAGGTTTTAGTGTGcttcatttttcaatttattcacctttcaattgatttcttttgttcttatttACCAGATGGTATATCATAGTTTTGTTTCTCAATTGCTGACAAGTTTTTGTTTACCATAACCTCATTGACTTGTATTTGACATTCATAATATAATTACCTACTCAACTTAATCTTTCAACAATTTTGATAATATTAAAGTAGACTGCTTATTACAACgaaaaaagagaatgaaaataCCAAGTGAAGTTGATTGTTCATTTTATATTCCATTGCTGTTTCTCATATATTCACTTTGTATTGGAGTGAACTTTACTTTTTTCTGGGAACTCAAATGATTTTGTAGATTCCTGGAAAATTCAGACCCTGCATTGCTCTAGAGCTTAGGAAAGGAGATGGTATATCTGTGCTAATATTCTGTATAGCTTATTGAATGAGACAGTATATCTGTGTGTGGATTAGTTGGAATTTAGTTCCAACTTCTTTTCAACTTGTTCACTAATATTTGACATTCTACATTTCTGTTCTTGGTATGTTAGACTTCTTAGTTTGTTCTTGATTCTCAAAAGATGCTCAAAAGATGTCTAGGATTTCATCTTTGTGTGCAAAAGCTGCAGTGCTTTCTGTGCTTATGGGTTAAAATATCTGATCTGGAGAAAATCCTTGTCAGAATGTATCAGCAGCAGAAAAATTCTATGACTTGTATGAATCTTGGTTGTTTCGTTTGTTTAGTTAATTACTACCTGTAGCCCACATGGCACGAACCTGCTATATTTTGTTAGGTTAGATGCCTTTTATCTCTCTAAGCAGACGCAATTGTACATTGCATTCTTCTTACTGGTTTTATGTGGAAAGGAATAACTTCTTTTTATGGTTCTTTGTACTGTGCTGCAGGTTGTGGAAAATGGAAATCACCTTGAAAGAAAGAACTGGTTTTCTGATATTGAGCCTCTATTCAAGCTCCTTGGTTATGAAAATGTCCCTCCTTATGTGAAGGTTGATGGCTGTATTTTAATGCTGCTTTGCTGAGGAGTATCCTAGTATACCATTTGTGACTTCTTTATTGATTGTTGGAAGCTTCAATTGAATTCTTTGTTGTTGATAAAGTACGTTGCTAACTGTTGCAGGGTGCTTTGCGTAATGCAATCACAACTTTTGTTCATGTCTCCCCTGTCCTAAAAGATACAGTTTGGAGTTATCTTGAGCAGTACGATCTACCTGTGGTTGTTGGATCTCATGCTGGGAAGAGTGCACAGCCCATGGCAACACAGGTTGGTTTTGGGTGGTCATATGTGGTAGTTAGgtgtcaaataaataaaacaaagccgtctttttaattgttttcctGACCCTGTCACGTTCCTTTATGAAACCTTTCCTTAGTTTTAGGGTAGTCTAAGGTTAGTTGGGATTTATTTGTCTTACATCTGAGTTTAAAGGGCCCAATATAGACACTTGTCAGATGCATAAAGTAAGCTTATACATATTTAACTCAACTTTGGTACCTGGTAGAATATAAGTATCAAAATAGGTAATGTCTAGTGGACTTCAAGTATTGGGCGTCTAAAAGGCATTAGGATttgttatttatattttacctCGTCTATTCCTTTATTGTCTGAATAAGCAAAGTTATTTATGTCCTCCAATAGGAAATTCGTGCAAACTCTTGTGGgataataaggaaaaaaatctCCATATATGTTTCTTAGCAATTTATTATCATAAATTTTGAAGTGTAGCTATGATGCGGATGTTGCAACTAATGTTTTTATGGGTCATGCATGTTGATCTTATGTTAAAGGGGTGTGAAGAGTAATTGGCATATGTATGCCTTAATTGTGTGACAGTTAATaaatgtgatatatatatgttgtcaTTTCCCTTGTGTGTATTATTATTGCTGTCAGTAAGACTAGAGGGTGTAGGTTGGTTTGGCGACATACTTCCAGAAGTTCTTTGGGTATAGTAACTAGTTACAAGGTAATTTACCAGTCctatatgtattttatatgTGAAAACTATCATGTCTTTTACAGGTATATGACATGCAATTTGAGTTGAATGAAATCGAAGCAAGGAGAGAACAATATCCTTCAACAATATCTTTCCTTAACCTGTTAAATACTCTTATTTCTGAAGAAAGAGACCTAAGTGATAGAGGGCGTAGGTTGGTTGCTGGTTTGTCTAATATTTCTTTGGattttttacttctttttcgGGAATGCTCACCCTATTGACGAGAGGTTTTTCCTGTTTGGCAGATTCATTGGCATCTTTAGGTTCATCTATGATCATGTTTTCAGGCCGTTCCCCCAAAGAGCCTATGCAAATCCTTGTGAGAAATGGCAGTTGGTTGTTGCTTGTCTTCAGCATTTTCATATGTATGTTAATCCTACGGTCCATGTCAGAagcttgtatttttttttaatggttttaTTGCATCTTATCTGCAAGGTTTCTTTCCACCAGATCCCCTGTTTACTGTCTTTTCTCAGTTTTTATTACCTGAACCAGGTCTATCTGTTTGGTATAATAGTgtaattttatactttttctGGTTTAATATCGGATTTTGAATGTCGAAAAATTTGGATCTTCGTGTGATTTACGATGCAGGATATTGAGTATGTATGACATCAATGAGGAGGACATCGACGTTGTTGCTGACCGTTCTCAGCTTTCAACAGTAACACAACCATCTCCACTCCAGATGCAGCTACCCATATTAGAGTTGCTAAAAGTTTGTGCTTATTCTTCCTTCTGTTCATTTGTTCTATTCAATTAATGTCATATCAAGCATATGCATGTTAAAATCTAATGATTGCGTTGTGTTTTATGTACTTTGATTAGTACAATTGTTGTTATTATTGTCATCTTGGTTTTGAAGGGATTTTCTGTTGATGTTGTGATTGCTTGATCCAACATAGAAAGACAATATTGTGCCCATTCTCtcataacaaaaattttgttACAGGATTTCATGAGCGGCAAAACTGTTTTCCGGAACATTATGGGTATTCTTTTGCCTGGAGTCAATACCATCATAACTGAACGGACAAATGAAGTGTATGGCCCACTTTTAGAAAAGGCTGTGCAACTCTCTTTGGAAATTATAATCCTTGTCTTGGAGAAGGATTTGCTTCTTTCTGATTTCTGGCGTCCTCTTTACCAggtattattttattgtactGAATGCGTAGCTTATTTTTACATGCACTTTGGCAGACTTGTTTTTTGGAATGGATGTATAAGATATCTGTGCATTATTCTGAAAATTATTTCTGTTTTACAGTGCATGAGTTAATACTTTCTCAGAAACTATGTTTCAGTAGAAACTATAATTTTTAGGACACTTGTTTCCTCAACGTTGGACACAACTTTGTGTGCTTAAATAAACTTACGAGAATACAACATTATACAGATTTACTATTTTTTATCAAGAAACTTACAAGCAGGTGTTTCGTCATtgttttgatatatatatggttCTTTGCAGTGCACACATGCGCCCAAATGtagataaatatataaataaaagattcaCTTATATATGTTATCCTGTCATCATGTCTTTTTGCAGCTGGGATATCGATGCCCTGTCTGTGCCAATACACAACATTCATTTCCATGCCCAATTATAATACAATGTAATTTTACTAATAGATGGTTGCATGACCTAAAAAGCTTGTTTTGAGCATTGTTCATGGGTGCAGTACatgccaaattctttttcaaGGATTTGTTCTAATTACTAATCCTTTTCTCTGCAGCCTCTGGATGTTATACTCTCTCAAGATCATAATCAAATTGTAGCCTTACTGGAATATGTCAGATATGATTTTCGACCTCAAATTCAGCAGTGCTCTATCAAAATCATGAGTATATTAAGGTAAGTCCCTTCTTCCATTCTGTGTTTTGCTTTGTCATCTTGATCTGCTCTGATGGGATCTGATATGGCCCAAAGCTTTATGCATGTAACCTTTTTCAAAAATCGCACAAATATCATATTTTCATGATAAATTTCTAATACACAACATCTGATGGAAGCTTAAATGatgttgtattattattattttgggacACAGTTCTCGCATGGTTGGGCTTGTACAGTTACTGCTAAAATCCAATGCTGGAAGCTGTTTGATTGAGGATTATGCAGCCTGCCTAGAATTACGATCAGAAGCATGCCAGATCACAGAGAACACAAGTGAGGATCCAGGTGTACTGATATTGCAGGTTTGTCCTGTCATTTCCATGATTTCTTCCTATCCAATAGCTATTGTCTTCTTGAATATGCTGACATAGTTTCATTTCTATTTTTACAGCTTCTAGTAGACAATATCAGTCGGCCAGCTCCCAATATCACCCATTTACTACTCAAGTTTGATCTTGACAGCCCCATTGAACGGACTGTATTACAGCCAAAGTTTCATTACAGGTTTAGCTGCTTTAAAGATACCCTAATGGTTTCATGTCTATGTAATCCAATTTCTGTCTAGTGAATTGTGCTCCATAATGTTGTTTGCAGTTGCTTGAAGGTTATTCTTGAAATCTTGGAGAAGCTTTCAAAGCCTGATGTAAATGTGTTACTTCATGAATTCGGTTTTAAGGTTAGATCAAACAGTCTCTACCTCTTTTGGGACATCTCTTCCTTCTTTCTGTTCTCTTTTGGAGCACGCATTTCAttgtttgtttgaatttttccCACGGTTTGTCTTAGAGAATTTCTTGACTATTTGCAGCTCCTTTATGAGTTGTGCCTAGATCCACTGACAGGTGGTCCTACTATGGATCTGTTGAGTAGTAAAAAGTATCAGTTTTTTGTAAAGGTAAAGATGCACTCATCTTTTAATATGTGATGCTCTTGAATAAAACTTTGAAGTGCTGATTGTCTTATCCTAATTGCTGttttcattcttcttttctcataTGCCTTTTATCACAACAGCACCTAGATACAATTGGGGTTGCCCCACTTCCTAAACGGAATAACAACCAGGCGCTTCGCATCAGTTCCCTTCATCAGGTTTCTTCTGTAATTATTTGGTTGTTGTGATATCACACCTTTTGCATCTCTTAGTGAACTTTCCAAAATGCAGAACTGATAGTATAGTGGACGACATATAGTGATTACTTCGTATAGATTGccttatttatttgttgtagaaaaaaaaaaaaaatttattggtAGAGGCAAACATGGGTATGTGAAGGATGAGGCTGTTCTACGTTAGGtgtctttcattttgttttgttgacaTTCATTCTGCATCCTACTGCATCAACAGCCTATGTTTCAAGATCACTCTTTTTCAGTCTTCAAGCCTTAGCCATGACTCATAAATCCTTATAAGCAAATATTTTGGCACATGGGTGGTGTACTTTTGTAGTTCTTTATATTTGTGATGCTTGCTTTCCAGTccataatttaaatattgtttctttcttttttcacttCTCTCTTATTCACAGAGAGCTTGGCTTCTGAGACTGTTAGCCATTGAACTGCATGTTGGTGATGTCAATAGCTCTACTCACCGAGAGGCATGCCTTAGCATCCTTGCGCACCTTTTTGGGCAGGAAAACGTTGAAACTGGAATTGATTTCCTCGCGTCTCATTCCTTTTCTCTTCAAGATGGCATGGAACATGCTGGAACCCGCACTGTTAGTAAGAGTAAGGTATTGTTGATTGCTTAAATGTACATCTGTACCTTAATCTCATGCCACTGTGGGCTAACAAATCTTTTTATCATTAgtaatttcttgttttattattttctgaaaGCTATTCccatttcaagtttttatttatttattttattgattttagGTGTATTTGACAGTGCTAATTATCTTCAATCAACCATGCCTTTATATTAGAGATAATTTCAATTAAgtatttttgaaaatataataGTCTTTATTAGGAATTCTAAGCCGTAAACGATTCTCAATATGTAAAATATGGGGGTCTCTCATCATTACCAATTGGTTTCAGGTTGGATTCTCTAGTATAATAAGTAtctaataatattaatatttagttaaatatcatttctaatttttattttactagTTATGGAAGAGTTAATCTTTGACTTAGCTTCATGCTATAAACAATCAGGGTTGAGGGTGGTCATTATCATAGTAGTAAATATTGTGgttttttaatattgttttcGTTTTAGAACTTTCTGGAGTTTCTGTACAATATCTGTTCTTGCTGTCAGATACAACTTAGATTCTTGTCCATTTCAGGTGTTGGAGTTGCTTGAAGTAGTGCAATTTAAATCCCCAGATACCACAATGAATCTGTCTCCGGTTGTTTCTAATACAAAATATGAATTGTTGGTAATATTCTGTTTTGTAATTGATACTATATTTTAAATTCCTTGACAGTTGACTTGCTGGTAACAGTCTGATCTTTAtatcttattttgtttcaCTTGTGCTGCATTTGGTCAAATATGTTTCTTAGGTGGACGACATACTTAATTATCCTACAACTTCTGGGAAGGGTGGTGTTTATTATTACTCAGAGCGGGGTGATCGATTAATAGACCTTGCTTCATTCCGTGACAAACTTTGGCAGGTTGCTTGATTAAGTTCCAGAAAGTGAATTTATTCCTTAAGTACTAGATGTTAATTGTTTTCATCCCTGAATTGAAAACAGATAGTCCTGTTACtgatttatattgttttttttttcttggtcagAAATTCAGATCTGTTTATCCCCAGTTGAGTAACATTGGAAGTGACGTAGAGCTGAATGATGTAAAAGAAACAATTCAACAGTTGTTGAGATGGGGATGGAAGCACAATAAGAACCTTGAGGAGCAAGCTGCCCAACTACATATGTTAACTGGCTGGTCGCATATTGTTGAGGtctgttcttttctttcataGTTTGCATGATTGAGAAGTCTTCAATTTGGTTTTAGCCTTGAACTACTATTAATTTGTCAGCATTACGTTCACcaatatttgtcatttttcttctttttttttgttggtagaTATCTGCATCCAGAAGGATATCATCACTTGGAAATCGATCTGAAGTTCTATATCAGTATGTCTATTATTGTAatctgtcttcttcttcatttcctATTCCTCTCGTAACACATTGTCTTGCCATTAACAGGGTTCTTGATGCTGCTCTTACTGCTTCTGCTTCTCCAGACTGTTCATTGAAGATGGCAATTATGTTGTGCCAGGTATGACTGATTTATTTTCTGGTCTTACCATGCTGCTTCAATTTGAAAGTTATTGCTAATCtctaatttaaaaacaaaaatttctcaGGTTGCACTGACATGCATGGCAAAGTTAAGAGATGAAAGGTTTTCATTCCCTGGTGGTTTTAATTCTGATAGTTTGGCATGTCTTGATATTATCATGGCAAAACAATTACCCAATGGAGCTTGTCATGCAATCCTGTTTAAGCTTACGTTGGCAATCCTTAGACATGAATCATCAGAAGCCTTAAGGAGACGGTATGGTCCTGTTCAGAATATCTGTTCTGCTGCTTCCATGCTTGTTTAAACTCTTTCATTCTGCATCTGACCTTCTGGAAATTGTTTTCAGGCTATATACTTTGCTTCTTAGCTATTTTCAGTACTGTCAACATATGCTTGATCCAGATGTCCCGTCAACCGTTCTGCAGTTCTTGCTGCTTGATGAACAAGATGGTGATGATATGGAACTCCAGAAGGTGTGTAGTTTCTATCATTTCAATGTATTGCTTTTAATTTGCACTAAATATCATCCGGTGGAAAGAATAGCATTAACAATGGTGATGCTACTTATGTTATTTCCTCAGATCAATCGAGAGCAGGCTGAACTTGCTCGTGCCAATTTCTCTATATTAAGGAAAGCAGCTCAGCCTATTTTGGATTTGGTAAGTGTCTCATTCTTGCCCTGACTTTTTTTATCTAATAGAAAATATAGCTTGATATTTTAGGTTACTCAAGACCAAATATATTGCTAATATGGAAGGAGTTGGATctgaattataatttaaatggAAGAGTTCTTCTGTCGAACATGTTTTTGCTGCTAGGAAGGTTCTGCAGTATTAGGATTATGTAGTTTTGAGTGCATACGCATCACACAGTCATGCATACACAATATAAAATTGTTACTGCTTCCAATATCTTTAATCATTATTACAATGCAAATACTattttccctttattttttaatctttgacatattttccttcaacCATGTATCTTCAGGTAATAAGGGATGCTACTCAAGGCAGTGAACTTGGGAAGCAAATGGCACTCTATGTTTTGGATGCATTGATTTGTGTAGATCATGAAAGATATTTCTTAAGCCAACTTCAAAGCAGGGGTTTCTTAAGATCTTGCTTAATGAGTATCAGCAATTTCTCTCATCAGGTGCTTGTTTAATAAACTATCAAGTCCAATAGCAGGGTGGTTTTGATTGTATGATACTAGGCATTATTAACATCATTAACCTTTATTTGACACGTTCAAGTTTAGCCAACTGTAAGATCTCTTTCGACTTTGGTAAAATGCTTTTCCTTGTTACCTGAAAtccaaattatccaataattCCTGATAAGTTGTTTACTAGAACACATACCCTAGTTTGGGTTGGGAACTGGTGGTCAGCACTGCAGCGGTTCTACTGTATAGGAACTTTTGCTTTGTATTTAACTGCTATATTTACATATAGTGCTTTGTTAATTTTGTAACGCATGGAACAGGCTTTTCATGAACTAATTATAGGACTTTACTGGTCTgaccttatttttaaattttaaacaaatttttagGCAGTTCTGTTTTAGAGAATTTTACACCAGCAGCACTATTACAAGTCTGACCCATATTgacaattgaaaaaaaaaaaaaaaaaactcacttaaaAGGTAACATGAAAGAAACTTTGCCATTTTTTACTGTGTAAAATCCTTTGAGGAAGTAACATATGTGCCCTCCCTAACCGACCTTTTGCAAATTCTTTCACAACCCAATTTTTAGTGTATATGtgagtttgatttgatttgaagtTTGGTGAAGCTATTGTATTTTCTTCTATGATATCGATGTCTTGGTTTGTCATACTATCttctgttgatttttttttcaggtgCTCTTTCACGTTgcttcttttactttttaacTTCACATCTCACATAATTTTGCTAAAAAATTGTTCTAGGATGGTGGACAGCGAGCATACACTCTCGAGGCTGAACTTGCTTTACTACTAAGAACAAGTCACAAATATGGGAAATCTGGAGCTCAGGTTATCTTTTCGATGGGTGCTTTGGAGCATATCGCTTCATGCAGGGCAGTCAACTTTCTCGTAAGTGCTGCttatgtgttttatttatttcaaagaAACACAAACTGCGTTCTGTGCTTATTcagaaaatttcttttatctcATTGCTGAA
Above is a genomic segment from Prunus dulcis chromosome 7, ALMONDv2, whole genome shotgun sequence containing:
- the LOC117634576 gene encoding nuclear pore complex protein NUP205 isoform X2, which encodes MVLPKQLLSTVESALLGPSPPSPSQRVELMHAIRNSLSSFQSLLSYPPPKPSDRAQVQSREVRLPDGPPISLDDQDVQIALKLSDDLHLNEIDCVHLLIGANQEWGLMGREPVEVLRLAAGLWYTERRDLLTALYTLLRAIVLDQGLEADLVSDIQKYLENLINNGLRHRLISLIKELNREEPAGLGGPHSEHYVLDSRGALVGRRAVVSRERLILGHCLVLSILVVRTSSKDVKDILFVLKDCAAELSETNNTMKRQITFSLLFSLVIAFISDALSAVPDKASVLSHDASFRHEFHEIVMAAGNDPNVQGFVDSTRLAWAVHLMLIQDAITARDTISSASSRDLGYLQSCLEAIFSNNVFQFILDKVLRTAAYQNDDEDMIYMYNAYLHKLITCFLSHPLARDKVKESKERAMSILSPYRMAGSHDSNLTSPQVSETGPLPFVSLLEFVSEIYQEPELLSGNDVLWTFVNFAGEDHTNFQTLVAFLNMLSTLASSEEGASKVFELLQGKVFRSVGWSTLFDCLSIYDEKFKQSLQIAGAMLPEFPEGDAKALVAYLNVLQKVVENGNHLERKNWFSDIEPLFKLLGYENVPPYVKGALRNAITTFVHVSPVLKDTVWSYLEQYDLPVVVGSHAGKSAQPMATQVYDMQFELNEIEARREQYPSTISFLNLLNTLISEERDLSDRGRRFIGIFRFIYDHVFRPFPQRAYANPCEKWQLVVACLQHFHMILSMYDINEEDIDVVADRSQLSTVTQPSPLQMQLPILELLKDFMSGKTVFRNIMGILLPGVNTIITERTNEVYGPLLEKAVQLSLEIIILVLEKDLLLSDFWRPLYQPLDVILSQDHNQIVALLEYVRYDFRPQIQQCSIKIMSILSSRMVGLVQLLLKSNAGSCLIEDYAACLELRSEACQITENTSEDPGVLILQLLVDNISRPAPNITHLLLKFDLDSPIERTVLQPKFHYSCLKVILEILEKLSKPDVNVLLHEFGFKLLYELCLDPLTGGPTMDLLSSKKYQFFVKHLDTIGVAPLPKRNNNQALRISSLHQRAWLLRLLAIELHVGDVNSSTHREACLSILAHLFGQENVETGIDFLASHSFSLQDGMEHAGTRTVSKSKVLELLEVVQFKSPDTTMNLSPVVSNTKYELLVDDILNYPTTSGKGGVYYYSERGDRLIDLASFRDKLWQKFRSVYPQLSNIGSDVELNDVKETIQQLLRWGWKHNKNLEEQAAQLHMLTGWSHIVEISASRRISSLGNRSEVLYQVLDAALTASASPDCSLKMAIMLCQVALTCMAKLRDERFSFPGGFNSDSLACLDIIMAKQLPNGACHAILFKLTLAILRHESSEALRRRLYTLLLSYFQYCQHMLDPDVPSTVLQFLLLDEQDGDDMELQKINREQAELARANFSILRKAAQPILDLVIRDATQGSELGKQMALYVLDALICVDHERYFLSQLQSRGFLRSCLMSISNFSHQDGGQRAYTLEAELALLLRTSHKYGKSGAQVIFSMGALEHIASCRAVNFLGSLRWVGTKHQRDVPVDIKKQRMVITPILRLVFSLLSLVDTSEFFEVKNKVVREVIDFVKGHRSLFDHVLQEDISEADELVMEQINLVVGILSKVWPYEESNECGFVQGLFGLMHALFSRDWESVSSARSVQSVENKRKSELNSFRLCFSLSSYLYFLVTKKSLRLQISDVPPDYNAAVRLQHPTLSLLGSFLTSVTTALERATEEKSLLLNKIRDINEVSRQEVDEIINMFAQQVCMSSSDNIQKRRYIAMVEMCQVVGIRDQLVTLLLPLMEHVLNVFLIHFQDRSLVSDANGSLKAITCGAKSDPGQDISSLCGNLIPTLERLELLSEDKVGHNLKVFRRLLTSLKEMTIQRLGS